The following are encoded together in the Vigna unguiculata cultivar IT97K-499-35 chromosome 2, ASM411807v1, whole genome shotgun sequence genome:
- the LOC114174180 gene encoding pentatricopeptide repeat-containing protein At1g22960, mitochondrial isoform X1 produces MSLYCRASKPFLTLKVRFLVPLPSSFSFCTNDAVVNNNRSVVLFRAAVAEPELLVRVLNTVRDRPVSALRFFRWAEGQTGFKRSELAYAVILDILARNGLMRSAYCIMEKEAVIMGGVVDVLTDGGVFSSDVSVKLLDLLLWIYAKKSMLGMCWLVFYKMIAKGLLPDVKNCNRVLRLLKDTNVAREVYNVMMECGIRPTTVTYNTMLDSFCKQRQVQQAQQLLIQMQRVGCSANELTYNILVNGLSHEGELEKAEELIEEMLRLGLKVSAYTYDPLIRGYCEKGMLDNALRLVEEMLRRGVLPTVATYNTIMYGLCKWGRVSDARQLLDVMVNKNLMPDLISFNTLIYGYSRLGNLGEAFLLFVELRYRSLVPSVVTYNTLIDGLCRFGDLDVARRIKDEMIQHGPHPDVFTYTILVRGFCMMGNLPMAKELFDEMLHRGLQPDRFAYITRIVGELKLGDPYKAFGMQEEMLSKGFPPDLITYNVFIDGLHKLGNLKEASKLVQKMLYDGIVPDHVTYTSIIHAHLMAGHLRKARVVFNEMLSKGIVPSVVTYTVLIHSYAVRGRLELAILHFIEMLEKGVCPNVITYNALINGLCKVRKMDQAYHFFVEMQAKGIYPNKYTYTILINENCNLGHWQEALRLYKDMLDRDIQPDSCTHSALLKHLSKDYKLRAVWHLENVIGGCE; encoded by the coding sequence ATGAGCCTCTATTGTAGAGCCTCAAAACCCTTCTTAACCCTCAAAGTGCGCTTCCTTGTGCCCTTGCCTTCTTCCTTTTCCTTCTGCACAAACGACGCCGTTGTGAACAACAACCGCTCGGTGGTGCTTTTCCGTGCCGCGGTTGCTGAGCCGGAGTTGCTGGTCCGGGTTCTTAACACGGTTAGAGACCGGCCCGTGTCTGCTCTCCGGTTCTTTCGATGGGCCGAGGGCCAAACCGGGTTCAAGCGATCTGAATTGGCATATGCCGTTATTCTCGACATTCTCGCGCGGAACGGCTTGATGCGGTCTGCGTATTGCATCATGGAGAAGGAGGCAGTAATAATGGGCGGCGTGGTGGATGTTTTGACCGACGGCGGGGTTTTTTCTTCCGACGTATCTGTTAAGCTTCTGGATTTGTTGCTTTGGATTTACGCGAAGAAGTCTATGCTTGGGATGTGCTGGTTGGTGTTTTATAAGATGATTGCTAAGGGGTTGTTGCCCGATGTGAAGAATTGTAATAGGGTTCTGAGATTGCTTAAGGATACCAACGTGGCGAGGGAGGTTTATAATGTGATGATGGAGTGTGGGATTAGGCCTACAACTGTTACATATAATACAATGTTGGATTCCTTTTGCAAGCAAAGGCAGGTTCAGCAAGCTCAGCAGCTTTTGATTCAGATGCAGAGGGTGGGGTGTTCGGCCAACGAATTGACTTATAATATTTTGGTCAATGGTTTATCACACGAGGGGGAGTTGGAGAAGGCCGAGGAACTGATTGAGGAGATGTTGAGATTGGGACTCAAGGTTTCGGCTTACACTTACGATCCTTTGATTCGTGGCTACTGTGAGAAAGGTATGCTTGATAATGCCTTGAGGCTTGTGGAGGAGATGTTGAGGAGAGGGGTTTTGCCTACGGTGGCGACCTACAATACAATCATGTATGGCCTTTGTAAGTGGGGAAGAGTGAGTGATGCTAGGCAGTTGTTAGATGTAATGGTAAATAAGAATCTGATGCCGGACTTGATTTCATTCAACACTCTAATTTACGGTTACAGCAGGTTGGGAAATTTAGGGGAGGCTTTTCTCTTATTTGTTGAGTTAAGATACAGAAGTCTAGTTCCCAGTGTCGTGACCTATAATACGCTTATTGATGGTCTTTGCAGATTTGGGGACTTGGATGTGGCCAGGCGGATAAAAGATGAAATGATCCAACATGGGCCTCATCCTGATGTATTTACGTATACAATTCTTGTTAGAGGATTTTGCATGATGGGGAACTTGCCAATGGCTAAGGAATTATTTGATGAGATGCTGCATAGAGGATTGCAGCCAGATCGTTTTGCATACATAACTCGAATAGTGGGTGAGCTGAAGCTTGGTGACCCATATAAGGCTTTTGGTATGCAGGAAGAAATGCTTTCCAAAGGCTTTCCTCCTGATTTGATTACTTATAATGTCTTTATTGATGGGCTCCACAAGTTGGGAAATTTGAAAGAAGCAAGTAAACTTGTGCAGAAAATGCTCTACGATGGAATCGTTCCAGATCATGTAACTTATACTAGCATCATCCACGCTCACTTGATGGCTGGGCATCTTAGGAAGGCTAGAGTGGTGTTCAATGAGATGTTGAGCAAAGGGATAGTTCCATCAGTTGTCACTTACACAGTTCTAATTCATTCATATGCAGTTAGGGGAAGGCTGGAACTAGCTATTTTGCACTTTATTGAGATGCTAGAGAAGGGTGTATGTCCAAATGTGATCACCTACAATGCTTTAATCAATGGACTTTGCAAGGTGAGAAAGATGGACCAGGCATACCATTTTTTTGTAGAAATGCAAGCAAAGGGCATTTATCCAAATAAGTATACTTACACTATTTTAATAAACGAGAACTGTAACTTAGGCCATTGGCAGGAAGCTTTGAGATTGTATAAGGATATGCTAGATAGAGATATTCAGCCTGATTCATGCACACATAGTGCCCTGTTGAAGCATCTAAGCAAAGACTATAAATTGCGTGCCGTTTGGCATCTTGAGAATGTTATTGGAGGTTGTGAATGA
- the LOC114174180 gene encoding pentatricopeptide repeat-containing protein At1g22960, mitochondrial isoform X2, producing MSLYCRASKPFLTLKVRFLVPLPSSFSFCTNDAVVNNNRSVVLFRAAVAEPELLVRVLNTVRDRPVSALRFFRWAEGQTGFKRSELAYAVILDILARNGLMRSAYCIMEKEAVIMGGVVDVLTDGGVFSSDVSVKLLDLLLWIYAKKSMLGMCWLVFYKMIAKGLLPDVKNCNRVLRLLKDTNVAREVYNVMMECGIRPTTVTYNTMLDSFCKQRQVQQAQQLLIQMQRVGCSANELTYNILVNGLSHEGELEKAEELIEEMLRLGLKVSAYTYDPLIRGYCEKGMLDNALRLVEEMLRRGVLPTVATYNTIMYGLCKWGRVSDARQLLDVMVNKNLMPDLISFNTLIYGYSRFGDLDVARRIKDEMIQHGPHPDVFTYTILVRGFCMMGNLPMAKELFDEMLHRGLQPDRFAYITRIVGELKLGDPYKAFGMQEEMLSKGFPPDLITYNVFIDGLHKLGNLKEASKLVQKMLYDGIVPDHVTYTSIIHAHLMAGHLRKARVVFNEMLSKGIVPSVVTYTVLIHSYAVRGRLELAILHFIEMLEKGVCPNVITYNALINGLCKVRKMDQAYHFFVEMQAKGIYPNKYTYTILINENCNLGHWQEALRLYKDMLDRDIQPDSCTHSALLKHLSKDYKLRAVWHLENVIGGCE from the exons ATGAGCCTCTATTGTAGAGCCTCAAAACCCTTCTTAACCCTCAAAGTGCGCTTCCTTGTGCCCTTGCCTTCTTCCTTTTCCTTCTGCACAAACGACGCCGTTGTGAACAACAACCGCTCGGTGGTGCTTTTCCGTGCCGCGGTTGCTGAGCCGGAGTTGCTGGTCCGGGTTCTTAACACGGTTAGAGACCGGCCCGTGTCTGCTCTCCGGTTCTTTCGATGGGCCGAGGGCCAAACCGGGTTCAAGCGATCTGAATTGGCATATGCCGTTATTCTCGACATTCTCGCGCGGAACGGCTTGATGCGGTCTGCGTATTGCATCATGGAGAAGGAGGCAGTAATAATGGGCGGCGTGGTGGATGTTTTGACCGACGGCGGGGTTTTTTCTTCCGACGTATCTGTTAAGCTTCTGGATTTGTTGCTTTGGATTTACGCGAAGAAGTCTATGCTTGGGATGTGCTGGTTGGTGTTTTATAAGATGATTGCTAAGGGGTTGTTGCCCGATGTGAAGAATTGTAATAGGGTTCTGAGATTGCTTAAGGATACCAACGTGGCGAGGGAGGTTTATAATGTGATGATGGAGTGTGGGATTAGGCCTACAACTGTTACATATAATACAATGTTGGATTCCTTTTGCAAGCAAAGGCAGGTTCAGCAAGCTCAGCAGCTTTTGATTCAGATGCAGAGGGTGGGGTGTTCGGCCAACGAATTGACTTATAATATTTTGGTCAATGGTTTATCACACGAGGGGGAGTTGGAGAAGGCCGAGGAACTGATTGAGGAGATGTTGAGATTGGGACTCAAGGTTTCGGCTTACACTTACGATCCTTTGATTCGTGGCTACTGTGAGAAAGGTATGCTTGATAATGCCTTGAGGCTTGTGGAGGAGATGTTGAGGAGAGGGGTTTTGCCTACGGTGGCGACCTACAATACAATCATGTATGGCCTTTGTAAGTGGGGAAGAGTGAGTGATGCTAGGCAGTTGTTAGATGTAATGGTAAATAAGAATCTGATGCCGGACTTGATTTCATTCAACACTCTAATTTACGGTTACAGCAG ATTTGGGGACTTGGATGTGGCCAGGCGGATAAAAGATGAAATGATCCAACATGGGCCTCATCCTGATGTATTTACGTATACAATTCTTGTTAGAGGATTTTGCATGATGGGGAACTTGCCAATGGCTAAGGAATTATTTGATGAGATGCTGCATAGAGGATTGCAGCCAGATCGTTTTGCATACATAACTCGAATAGTGGGTGAGCTGAAGCTTGGTGACCCATATAAGGCTTTTGGTATGCAGGAAGAAATGCTTTCCAAAGGCTTTCCTCCTGATTTGATTACTTATAATGTCTTTATTGATGGGCTCCACAAGTTGGGAAATTTGAAAGAAGCAAGTAAACTTGTGCAGAAAATGCTCTACGATGGAATCGTTCCAGATCATGTAACTTATACTAGCATCATCCACGCTCACTTGATGGCTGGGCATCTTAGGAAGGCTAGAGTGGTGTTCAATGAGATGTTGAGCAAAGGGATAGTTCCATCAGTTGTCACTTACACAGTTCTAATTCATTCATATGCAGTTAGGGGAAGGCTGGAACTAGCTATTTTGCACTTTATTGAGATGCTAGAGAAGGGTGTATGTCCAAATGTGATCACCTACAATGCTTTAATCAATGGACTTTGCAAGGTGAGAAAGATGGACCAGGCATACCATTTTTTTGTAGAAATGCAAGCAAAGGGCATTTATCCAAATAAGTATACTTACACTATTTTAATAAACGAGAACTGTAACTTAGGCCATTGGCAGGAAGCTTTGAGATTGTATAAGGATATGCTAGATAGAGATATTCAGCCTGATTCATGCACACATAGTGCCCTGTTGAAGCATCTAAGCAAAGACTATAAATTGCGTGCCGTTTGGCATCTTGAGAATGTTATTGGAGGTTGTGAATGA